The stretch of DNA ATAGCGTACAGCAGGGTTCACTCTTGGGCTGTACATTCCATGGGTTTGGATAAATGTGTAATGATGTCTCCACCATCACAGCATCAggcagagtagtttcactgctctAACAAAATCCTCTGCCTATTCACCCCTCTCATTAAAGCCAAacactctgtttctttttttctttttagagacagtgtctcgctctgtcacccaggctgaagtgcaatggcaatCACAgcccattgcagcctccaactcctgggctgaagtgatcctcctatctcagcctccagtGGCTACGACTGCAGGCATACGGCAACggcacccaactaattttttgtagagatagggtcttgctatgttgcccaggctggtcttgaactcttggtcctgccttagcctcccagagctctgggattacaggcgtgaaccaccgtgcccgtccCAAACACTCTGTTTCGACCTGCTTTTAAACAACTGACCCTTGGCTGCATTCAAAGGATCAGGGTGTCTGAAACTGGCCTCTGCAGCAGGACCTTCCTTCCTACACATCTCCCAGTGGCCAGTGTGAGGATTCTCCCCACAAGAAACCACTGGAGGGGGCCTCCTCCTGTCCGGGTTTGGGGCTGTACAAGGAGCATCATGGACCTGGCTCAGGCCTCAGGAGGGGCCCTGGGCTGGGGAAAATGTGGGATAGCATCGAGGCAGTCCCACTCCTACCCAGGGCCGGGCTAGACCTGGGGACAGTCTCAGCCATCTCCTCGCTGCGTCCACAcaattccacccccacccccacccccaggctggcCCTCACGGAAGAACAACAGCTGATGTTTGAGAAACTGACTCTGTATTGCGACAGCTACATCCAGCTCATCCCCATTTCCTTCGTGCTGGGTGAGTTCCCCCTTCTGGCTGTTCCGGGTCCCTGTGGCCGCCCAGGCTCCAGACAGGCCAGGGGAGGATCACGAGGAGCTGCGgcaaggggctggggagggggcgggggaaCGCCAGCGGCAGGTCGGCGCCTCTCTGTAGGGAAAGGTGCGGACTGCAGCCAGTGAAACTGAAGTTAGACGTTAGGTAAGACGTCCTGCCGTTAGCAatgaaaaccccattttctgaggGAAGCGCTGACATCATGGTCCCTGGAGCCCCTGCGCGGGAGGGGAGGGGGTCTGGCGGATTTCTGGGACCAGCAGGGGGACCCCCGGGTGACAGAACCCTTGGGGCTCTCGCGCCTCCATGCGAGGCTCTGCCTGCCTCTCGCTCCCGAGCGCCTTCCAGGAGGGCTGGGGGCTAGGCCCGCTCGCAGCAGAAAGCTGGAGGAGCCGAGGCATCGCCGGGCGCTGGGCCCTGGGCTCTGGCCGCAGCCTGGCCCCTCGCCCCTCGCCCCCCGCCCCTCCTGCCCAGGCTTCTACGTGACGCTGGTCGTGACCCGCTGGTGGAACCAGTACGAGAACCTGCCGTGGCCCGACCGCCTCATGAGCCTGGTGTCGGGCTTCGTCGAAGGCAAGGACGAGCAAGGCCGGCTGCTGCGGCGCACGCTCATCCGCTacgccaacctgggcaacgtgcTCATCCTGCGCAGCGTCAGCACCGCAGTCTACAAGCGCTTCCCCAGCGCCCAGCACCTGGTGCAAGCAGGTGGGCGGACCGGGAGCAACGGGGAGGCACCGGGCAGAGCCAGGGGCCGAGATGGGCGCGGCAGGAATGGAAGATGGGTGGAGCCAAAGTCCCCCGGACTCGGGGGATTGGGTGGAGCCAGGAGTGGGGTGTAGTCAAGATTTGGGGGTCCAATTGGGCGGGACAGAGTCGGGTGTCTGAAGGTGGGGCGAGGCCAGGAGCCCACCCTCCGAGagtaggagtctgaggcagggctAAGGACCCTTGAGGGATAATGGAAAGAAGGGTGACGGCTTGGGAACTGGTGAGGTACTAGGGTCTACTTCCCTCTGCCCTTGCCCCTCTTGATCTCCGGTTTCCACTCTGGAGGTATGGGACATTGGTCTCTGACACCCCCTCAGCCTGGCCTGACCTGGTCCTGGTTAATAAGACAGACccaggctaggcgtggtggctgtcgcctgtaatcccagtgctttaggaggcaaaggtgggaagatcgcttgagcccagctgTTTGAGACGcccctgagcaacatagcgagacccccatctctacaaaaacattaaaaattagcagggcatggtggcgtgtgcctgcagtctGAGGCTGagtatcgggaggctgaggcaggaggatcacttgagcccagcagttccaggctgcagtgcgctaagatcgcaccgctgcactccaacctcggtgacagagccagaccctttctctggaaataaataaataccctgCCCACATGCTCAGCCCAGAACagcacctagtaggtgctcagaaatttttttgttgttgaaagaaAGAGGATGGCAAAGGAGTGCTGAGGTTCCTATAGGTCAGCAGGTGCCGGCCATCCCTTCTGCAGGTTCTCCCACCCACCGCCTTCTTCACTCCACTCTGCAGGCTTTATGACTCCGGCAGAACACAAGCAGTTGGAGAAACTGAGCCTACCACACAACATGTTCTGGGTGCCCTGGGTGTGGTTTGCCAACCTGTCAATGAAGGCGTGGCTTGGAGGTCGAATCCGGGACCCTATCCTGCTCCAGAGCCTGCTGAACGTGAGCCCACTGTACAGACAGGGCTGCCGCAGAGTGGGAAGGGCTGTGGTCCACAGGAAACAAGGTTTCCTACAAAGAGAAGCCTTGGGCCCCTGAGGGTCTTCCGAGAGCCTGAGGTGGGGTTGCAGAATCTTTTCCAACAGCAATCCACAGCCCGAGGTGGTCCCTTCTCAGAGGCCCCTCCCTCTTCTCCAAGTCTGTGAGGTCCTGGTTCCCTTttgatagatgaggaagctgagacacaaAGAGGTTTAGTGAGCTTCCCATGGCCACACAGCCAGGAATGGACCATAGGTACCAGGCCCTGGTACCTGGAGAAGAGGTGGGGGCGAGcccagggtgggggcaggtggtGTTCAGAACCCCATCCCCCTCTTCTGCCCCCCAGGAGATGAACACCTTGCGTACTCAGTGTGGACACCTGTATGCCTACGACTGGATTAGTATCCCACTGGTGTATACACAGGTGAGGACTAGGCTGGTGAGGCTGCCcttttgggaaactgaggctagaaGGACCAAGGAAGCAGCTGGGGTGGGAAGGGCTCACCTAGAGGCTAAGTGGCTCCCCTGGGAGTTGGGTCCACACTTTGAAGTTGGGTCTGGACTTTGAAGTGCCAAGTTCTAAGAGTCCAGGCTCCTGCCTGGCCCAGTCCAGTAGAGGCAATGTGATTATCCCCATATTAAAGAGaggttggccgggtgcagtggctcatgcctgtaatcccagcactttgggaagctgaggcaggtggatcacctgaggtcaggagttcgagaccagcctggccaacatggtgaaaccccatctctactgaaaatacagaattagctgtgtggtggtgcacgcctgtaatcccagctacttgggaggctgaggcaggagaatcgcttgaacccgggaggtggaggttgcagtgagctgagatcatgccactgcactccagcctgggcgacacagcaagactctgtctcaaacaaacaaacaaacaaacaaacaaaggggTTAACAGAGCCCCTAAGTCACATAAGTGTGCAAGTCAGAACAAGGCCTTggtctcctgtctcagactcccagccCCTGGAGCATCCTGATTTCAGGGTTCCCACCTAGCCCTTTGCTAccacatcctcctcctcctcccaggtggTGACTGTGGCGGTGTACAGCTTCTTCCTGACTTGTCTAGTTGGGCGGCAGTTTCTGAACCCAGCCAAGGCCTACCCTGGCCATGAGCTGGACCTCGTTGTGCCCGTCTTCACGTTCCTGCAGTTCTTCTTCTATGTTGGCTGGCTGAAGGTGGGCCTCTCCAGGGCCCTGCTGGGCTGGAGGCATGGCCAGAGGGGTCATGGCCAGCAGCTGCCTGAGACGAGGATGCAGTGTCAGGAAAGGAAGGTCTCACGGGTAGaaagcagccaggcgtggtggcgcacacctgtaatcccagctactcgggaggctgaggcaggagaatcgcttgaacccgggaggcggaggttgtggtgagttgagatcgtgccactgcactccagcctgggcaaaagaatgaaactctatctcaaaaacaacaacaacaacaaaacaaagccctAAGGTTCAGAAGCCCCTGCCCTTTAGAAGGCAGATCGGCACCACCTCTCCTTATTCAAGATGCCTGTTGGGCTGTCTTGTTCCTCACCTCAAGTGGCTTGTCCAGGTATTCCCTCCCACCACAGCCAATACTCCGAACAGATGTTCTGAATCACACAGTTTTCTCTCCACCtctttatctttccttccttctgttgcccacccactctctctcccttcctaccttcctttattttttggtaaTGGGGGTGTAAGTCTCTGTCTCTGCCCTTCCTGTcactgtgacacacacacacacacacacacacacacacacatacacacacacacacacgcattccTATTCCTCTAAATTCCCCCTGCCCCCCCAGTTATCTTTGGTTTCTGCAGATCAAAACAAATCACACTTTTATGCTTGAAATTCTCCGGGGTGCCCCAGTGGCCTGCAAGATGTCCCCTGGACCCCTAAGGCAGACGCGTGTCACCTCTTCGGGGCTTTGTTAGGGCATTTTAGAGGTTGCTATCCAGGAATCTGCCCACCTAGACTGCCCTTTAGTTCAGCCCAGCTTCAGTATATATCTctgttgcatgaatgaataaaattatgcAACTCCAGGTAAGATACATGAGGTGAGATAAAGGCAGTGACTCAGCCGAGTGATACACTCAGGGACAGCTGTGGGTGTTCAGGGAAGGACTGGCTCAGAAGAGTTAGAGGGGCTGTGTCCAGAAGTGTGTGGGTGCCCACAAGTGTGGGGGGCTGGAGCCCTAAACTCTGCCTTTGAAGACAGTGGTCAGGCAGGAAGGGCGTCATGGGGTGTGGAAATAGCAGCAGCTGAGGTTTAAAGGGGGAAGCTGGCTTTGAGGAGTTCTGCCTGAGGGTTTACAGAGCCTCACCTGTCCCCAAGGTGGCAGAGCAGCTCATCAACCCCTTTGGagaggatgatgatgattttgAGACCAACTGGATTGTCGACAGGAATTTGCAGgtatggggagagggagagaaaccaTACCATGGACCTTCCCCAAAGTGGACCCAAAGAGAGGACCCCACTGTTCTGTAGGGAGGCCTCACAGTGAATGATcaacccttcccctcctccctcctgcagcCAGTCATTCACTCACAGGATTCTCACCTCAATCTTTGAGGCTGCAGGCAGGCACCCATCTCCCCATTTCacaggcagggaaactgaggtccagagagagggagagattccTCCAAGTCATCAGGCACATACAAGGTCCTGCCTGGGATGATCTTTCTGTGGGACTTCTTCTGTCCCTGGTGACCAGGTGTCCCTGTTGGCTGTG from Homo sapiens chromosome 11, GRCh38.p14 Primary Assembly encodes:
- the BEST1 gene encoding bestrophin-1 isoform X3, translated to MTITYTSQVANARLGSFSRLLLCWRGSIYKLLYGEFLIFLLCYYIIRFIYRLALTEEQQLMFEKLTLYCDSYIQLIPISFVLGFYVTLVVTRWWNQYENLPWPDRLMSLVSGFVEGKDEQGRLLRRTLIRYANLGNVLILRSVSTAVYKRFPSAQHLVQAGFMTPAEHKQLEKLSLPHNMFWVPWVWFANLSMKAWLGGRIRDPILLQSLLNEMNTLRTQCGHLYAYDWISIPLVYTQPEQRGDGVPAQSGGRGGCSRWHHWPLPRPAVP
- the BEST1 gene encoding bestrophin-1 isoform 6 (isoform 6 is encoded by transcript variant 7), whose amino-acid sequence is MTITYTSQVANARLGSFSRLLLCWRGSIYKLLYGEFLIFLLCYYIIRFIYRLALTEEQQLMFEKLTLYCDSYIQLIPISFVLGFYVTLVVTRWWNQYENLPWPDRLMSLVSGFVEGKDEQGRLLRRTLIRYANLGNVLILRSVSTAVYKRFPSAQHLVQAGFMTPAEHKQLEKLSLPHNMFWVPWVWFANLSMKAWLGGRIRDPILLQSLLNEMNTLRTQCGHLYAYDWISIPLVYTQVVTVAVYSFFLTCLVGRQFLNPAKAYPGHELDLVVPVFTFLQFFFYVGWLKVGLSRALLGWRHGQRGHGQQLPETRMQCQERKVSRVESSQAWWRTPVIPATREAEAGESLEPGRRRLWWQSSSSTPLERMMMILRPTGLSTGICRCPCWLWMRCTRTCLGWSRTCTGISPSHSPPTQLLPPSSVEPPLWAPPSTSA